A part of Desulfitibacter alkalitolerans DSM 16504 genomic DNA contains:
- a CDS encoding 2-oxoacid:acceptor oxidoreductase family protein, translating to MAKGAKIALAGEGGQGVQSVANILVEAAYEEGKEALYIPNFGVEQRGGVSIAYVQISEEPIGSPKFKFADIIIALSDRAVRRTRKYVNEDTLFVYDAAIKGIENDLPTNARRVIGIPAIDVAKEEFHPRVFNVIIMGAVIGMTGVVTGEQAKAAIEKKLGYKFEQDPKLRELNYKALERGIDLVKDQV from the coding sequence ATGGCAAAGGGAGCTAAGATTGCCTTAGCGGGTGAAGGTGGTCAGGGAGTGCAATCCGTTGCTAATATCTTGGTGGAAGCTGCTTACGAGGAGGGCAAAGAAGCCTTATATATACCTAACTTTGGTGTTGAACAAAGGGGAGGGGTTTCGATTGCATATGTGCAAATATCAGAGGAGCCCATTGGCTCTCCAAAGTTTAAATTTGCCGACATAATTATAGCTTTAAGTGATAGGGCTGTTCGCAGGACAAGAAAATATGTTAATGAAGATACTCTTTTTGTATATGATGCGGCTATTAAAGGCATTGAAAATGATCTTCCCACAAATGCCAGGCGTGTTATTGGCATACCAGCTATTGATGTGGCCAAGGAAGAATTTCATCCAAGGGTGTTTAATGTAATAATTATGGGGGCGGTAATTGGAATGACCGGTGTCGTAACAGGTGAACAGGCCAAGGCTGCCATAGAAAAAAAGTTAGGTTACAAGTTTGAGCAGGATCCTAAGTTAAGGGAACTAAACTACAAAGCCCTTGAAAGGGGCATTGATCTAGTTAAAGACCAAGTCTAG
- a CDS encoding thiamine pyrophosphate-dependent enzyme — translation MSIQPQMPKSWRLETKPHKFCPGCGHPLILKALGEIIDEFEIADKTVFGCDIGCSLLAWDFFNVDTIQTHHGRTTPVIVGIRRADEEVIGIAYMGDGGGYAIGSQHLINSAARNDKVLVLLANNTQYGMTGGQMAPTTLPGQKTETSPYGRDVEMTGPPFQGPEMVAAVSQEGAYVARATVANPRQMKKFIKKAIENVKDGRGFSFVEVLSLCPTNWRTNAEQTWKFVEEDMVKYFKVGEIKVPGESKREG, via the coding sequence ATGTCTATTCAACCTCAGATGCCTAAAAGCTGGCGCTTGGAGACAAAACCTCACAAATTTTGTCCAGGCTGTGGTCATCCATTAATTCTTAAGGCTTTGGGAGAAATCATAGATGAGTTTGAAATTGCAGATAAAACAGTATTTGGTTGTGATATAGGCTGTTCCTTATTAGCATGGGATTTCTTTAATGTGGATACAATCCAAACACACCATGGTCGTACCACACCAGTAATTGTTGGTATTAGAAGAGCTGATGAAGAGGTTATTGGTATTGCATACATGGGTGATGGTGGAGGATATGCAATCGGTTCGCAGCATTTGATCAACTCAGCAGCCAGAAACGATAAAGTTTTAGTACTATTAGCCAACAATACCCAGTATGGGATGACCGGCGGGCAGATGGCACCCACTACGTTACCGGGGCAAAAGACAGAAACCAGCCCCTATGGAAGAGATGTGGAAATGACAGGTCCTCCCTTTCAAGGGCCAGAAATGGTTGCTGCAGTTTCCCAGGAAGGTGCCTATGTTGCCAGAGCAACTGTGGCTAATCCCAGGCAGATGAAAAAATTCATAAAAAAAGCCATTGAAAATGTCAAAGATGGCAGAGGCTTCTCATTTGTTGAAGTTCTTTCCCTATGTCCAACCAACTGGAGAACCAACGCAGAACAAACATGGAAGTTTGTTGAAGAAGATATGGTCAAGTATTTCAAGGTCGGCGAGATAAAAGTTCCAGGCGAAAGCAAAAGGGAGGGTTGA
- a CDS encoding 4Fe-4S dicluster domain-containing protein — MAVEFKAVVKEDGKGIFHLFPGLCKGCGLCIEKCPVDTIAWSKELGVFGTPTVEPGHGKPCIACKMCQLVCPDCAIVIEKVKKEDK; from the coding sequence GTGGCCGTTGAGTTTAAAGCTGTTGTAAAAGAAGATGGCAAAGGAATTTTTCACCTATTTCCTGGGTTATGCAAAGGCTGTGGCCTTTGTATAGAAAAATGCCCTGTTGATACCATAGCTTGGTCTAAGGAACTAGGTGTTTTTGGAACACCAACTGTGGAACCTGGACACGGCAAGCCATGTATAGCCTGTAAAATGTGTCAGCTTGTATGTCCAGACTGTGCTATAGTAATTGAAAAAGTGAAAAAAGAAGATAAATAG
- a CDS encoding ferredoxin oxidoreductase has translation MAVKPIEGEKKVFVTGNEAVAWAALAAGAEIMYGYPITPQNEIMHYWTRIAPKYGKKFLQTEDEISAGFTCLGGVFSGRKAFTATAGPGNTLMQEPMSMAEMMKVPAVFIICQRGGPSTATVIYSQQETTLTCFGGNGEGLRIVYSTENHQELYDYTIKAFNAAWKYRMPTFVLGDGYQSKMRESLVMYDPEVRGIQMVDPEPIVRKPGVPGVDRKPIHLRNTYNMEDELYEVVMDLVDNYNKMAPEVVEYVSYNCDDADVLILAHGIVSRAAQGAVKLLREEGLKAGHFRPITLRPFPHAELKKYAGQAKNILVVESAYGQFDKIVKEAIYGVSTPITPYFRPGEGITVEEVVKEAKKLL, from the coding sequence ATGGCTGTAAAACCTATAGAAGGCGAAAAGAAAGTGTTTGTTACTGGAAACGAAGCAGTTGCTTGGGCAGCACTTGCAGCAGGGGCAGAGATCATGTATGGATATCCCATTACACCCCAAAATGAAATTATGCACTATTGGACAAGAATAGCTCCAAAATATGGTAAAAAGTTTTTGCAAACCGAGGACGAAATATCCGCTGGGTTCACCTGCTTAGGTGGAGTTTTTAGTGGAAGAAAGGCATTCACTGCAACGGCTGGGCCAGGAAATACTTTAATGCAAGAGCCTATGTCCATGGCAGAAATGATGAAGGTGCCTGCAGTATTCATCATCTGCCAAAGGGGTGGTCCATCAACTGCTACTGTTATATATTCTCAGCAGGAAACAACATTAACGTGTTTTGGCGGCAATGGTGAGGGGCTCAGGATTGTTTATTCAACAGAAAACCATCAGGAGCTCTATGACTATACTATTAAAGCATTTAATGCTGCTTGGAAATATCGTATGCCGACCTTTGTTCTTGGTGATGGATATCAGTCTAAAATGAGAGAATCGCTTGTAATGTACGACCCCGAGGTTAGGGGAATACAGATGGTGGATCCTGAGCCAATTGTTCGTAAACCTGGTGTGCCAGGTGTGGATAGAAAACCTATTCATTTAAGAAATACATACAACATGGAAGATGAGCTGTATGAAGTGGTAATGGATTTAGTTGATAATTACAATAAAATGGCTCCTGAGGTAGTAGAATATGTTTCCTATAATTGTGATGATGCAGATGTACTAATTCTTGCCCACGGTATTGTATCACGGGCTGCCCAGGGAGCAGTAAAGCTGTTAAGAGAAGAGGGTTTAAAAGCGGGGCATTTTAGACCCATCACATTAAGACCCTTTCCCCATGCGGAGCTTAAAAAATATGCAGGCCAGGCTAAAAACATATTAGTTGTTGAGTCGGCATATGGACAGTTTGATAAAATAGTAAAAGAAGCCATCTATGGAGTCAGTACTCCTATAACCCCATATTTTAGGCCTGGAGAGGGAATAACTGTAGAAGAGGTTGTTAAAGAAGCTAAAAAACTACTATAA
- a CDS encoding ATP synthase, giving the protein MESRIVEAYIGEYASGKSENAVNRALWLMKQGRSVTLVDLDIVEPFYTLRPIKKKLEAMGLTVLAWESRKTMGLGEAGSIIKPEFRWVLKRTGDLILDVGYGVEGAKTLNLIHGAYENQYLKIYAIVNVSRPMTSIPEDIVDYIRSLGRVDGIVNNTHLGSDTDIDVIQNGAKIVDKASQILHIPVVFTTAEKKHQSILGDVDCAGNPVFYIERFMPETFW; this is encoded by the coding sequence TTGGAAAGTCGTATTGTGGAGGCGTATATAGGTGAATATGCAAGTGGCAAAAGTGAAAATGCAGTAAATAGGGCTCTATGGTTAATGAAACAGGGCAGAAGTGTAACCCTCGTTGATTTAGATATAGTTGAGCCTTTTTATACCCTGCGTCCTATTAAAAAGAAATTAGAGGCTATGGGCTTAACGGTTCTTGCCTGGGAAAGTCGCAAAACCATGGGATTAGGTGAAGCAGGCAGTATAATAAAGCCTGAATTCAGGTGGGTGTTAAAAAGAACAGGGGATTTAATATTAGATGTAGGGTATGGTGTAGAAGGTGCTAAAACATTAAATCTTATTCATGGGGCTTACGAAAACCAATATCTCAAAATTTATGCAATCGTCAATGTATCAAGACCAATGACAAGTATCCCAGAGGATATTGTTGATTACATAAGAAGTCTTGGTCGTGTGGATGGGATTGTAAATAATACTCATCTGGGCAGCGATACAGATATTGATGTTATTCAAAATGGAGCGAAAATAGTTGATAAAGCTTCCCAAATTCTTCATATACCAGTTGTGTTCACAACTGCTGAAAAAAAACACCAATCAATTTTGGGTGATGTAGACTGTGCAGGCAACCCTGTATTTTACATTGAAAGATTTATGCCTGAAACCTTTTGGTAA